Part of the Oligoflexia bacterium genome is shown below.
TTCCACCTGAATTAGGAAAAGTCGATCTTGTTGTCGCAAGAGCCTTTAAACCGCTAGATGTTTTATTAGATGTGAGTCGCAGCCATTTTAATAGAGGTGGTAAATATTTTCTTTTAAAAGCGCGAAAAGAGAAAATTAATGAAGAGCTAGCCCAGGCGCAAAAAAAGTTTAAAGATCTTAAAGCCACAATTGAACCGTTAAAATCGCCAGTGCTTGATGTTGAGAGACATTTGCTGTTAATTTAAATTTTGATTTAAAAGACTGATTTGTTTTTTCCAATCGATTTCATTCATAAGACTTACTGTCTCATCATTCGGATCATAAACGATTTTTATTTTTCCAGCAGCTAGTTGTTTTTTAACCCTTGCCACTTTTGATTCGTGGGGAAGCTCCGTGGCTCCATAGTCTGTACCTTCGCGTAAAATAAAATGATCGATTATTTTATCTAAGGCTTCAGTACTTATGGAGCTCATCGGAACTTCTACTGGTGGTGTGGGTTGTTCACTCACTTCAATGTCGTCTGTGCTTTTTTAACTGCAGCCGCAACGTCAAGTTGACCGCCGGTAATGACTTTGTCTTTCAAGTGTATGCTTGGCGATGCTGTTGATAAGACAATGTCTCTAGCTTGAATATAATTAAGCTTTGGATTAACAGCGTATACCATTGCAAGTGCGCCAGTAACATGAGGAGCTGCCATCGAGGTACCACTGAGTTCGCAATAGTAATGAGATAATCCGGAGCCGCTTCCACATGATGTCGTTTGATACATTGGACTAAAAGTACTATTCACTCTATCACCTGGGGCTGCAATGCTAACTGTGGCTGCACCGTAGTTTGAAAAATAGGCGAGCTTACCACCTGCATTATTTGTGGCAGTAACACTGATAACATTAGCAAGATCAAAGCCTGAAGGATAATGAGGATACTTATCATGGTTTTTACCAGAATTTCCGGCAGCCGCAACAATGAGTACACCTTTTTTCTGCGCATAAACAATAGCATCATAGAGTGATTGAACAAATTCGGACGTACCCCAACTGCAATTAATAACGCGAGCTCCGTTATCAACAGCATAAACAATAGATTTTATAGCTGCTGCATCACTGCCTTCGCCGTTTGGTGCAATGAATTTCACTGTCATCAGGCTGACATTTCCAGAAACACCTATAATGCTACCGTTACCACCAAGGGCACCAATAGTGCCAGCAACGTGGGTACCGTGATAATGGTTTTCTCGTGGTAAACTTGAATTGGCTTCAAAGTTATAGCCAAACACGTCGTCGACATAACCGTTACCATCATCATCTATTTTATTTTTTGACTTATCTTTTCCCTGAGCATCTAAACCGATTTCGCCTTTATTTTTCCAGAGATTATCTTTTAGTTCGCGATGCTCTAAGTAAGTACCCGTATCAGAAACGGCAACGATGACATTGCGATCACCGTGGGTGATTTTAAATGCATCTTTAAGCTTTATGGCTTCCATGTTCCACATTTGCTTCGCTTCATTTTCCCATGACCCGCCAAAAAGTTGGGGCGAATCATCAAGTTTAATGATTCCGTTTTTCTCGATGTACTCAATTACTGATGAGTGTTCATTTGTGAGGGCTTTAAGATTTTGCAATGACCCCGAGGCTACGGCCATATTGAGCTGTGGAATCGTGGATACAATTTTAACGTTTAAGGTTTCTAAAGTTTGAAGGGAGTTCTGATTAATAGAGCTCTTAAACTTAATAATATATTCTGTGGCATTAACATTATGTGAGAAAAATATAAAAACACTTATTAGTAATAGATGTTTCACACATCCCCCTTTGTTTTAGAGATTAATATTTGCTGTTAGTGCAACAGTTGTTTTTTCAGCTTTCATGTCAGCCCAAACCCATTGAACATTTGGATATAAATAAAGATCCCGCGTTACAGAAATACCAACGCCTGTTGATTCTGTTGCGTCATCATGAATGAAAGTCTCAGGAGCTGAAGCCATATTGTAAAAAGTCAAACCACGATAAACAGTTCTGATGGAAAATGTTTTATTAAGCGTGTATTCAACAGACGGAAAAAGTGAAAATTGATCTTGTAGGCCACCCGTGTATTGAGTGTAAAACTCGCGGCTGTAAGATGCGTTTGCTGATAAATTCCATTTTGTATTTGGAATTGATTTTAAAATTGTATGATTCATTCCATATTCATATGCAAAATGCCGTTTTGTAGACGCCGCTGCAGTGTATCGTTGAACGATTGCAGTAAACACGTTTTGTAATCCGGCAGCTTTAAAAACTCTTCCGTATCCGAGATATGGATTTTCAACTTGTCCTTTTTGACCTTCATGAGAAGGGGTGAGCCACCCTACACCGACTCCTAATAAAATATTGTCATGATCTGTGGCGCGATATTTAAATGCTACGGTTCCCGCAATTTTTGCTGGGTCGTACTCAAGAGCGCCTACATTGAGTTGGGGTCTTTCTTTACTCAAGGGCTCTTGAATTGAACCGCCATTATAAGTAAGTGCTGTTTGAATTGAGAGTAATTTTTTTGCGCCACTTGTTGCTCTTAAGCGAGCATTTGTGATTTCTTGGTCGATATCTTTTCTTTTTGGAGTCGACTCTGTGGCAGAATTAATAGTTGTCGAGGTTGCACTGCTTGGTGTAGCTTCTTGAGCTTGAACGTTGAATGCAAAAAACAGAACTAAAAATCCTGTGATTGTTTTCATTGGTCTCCCGTAATGGTAAGTTGATGTTAAGGCAATACCCCACATCTTAGTCACATTGGCCTTTGGTAGGGGATAGAAAAAATAAATTCTAAACTTTGGTCGAGGAGATTTTCATGGCTGCTGATTGGCAAAATAAAGTAAAAGAATGGAAGAAGACCTTTCCTTGGTACAAACGACTTCTATATTTCGTCGGTGGTTGGCCTCCAATGCATCAAATCACCTCTGAGCATACTTGGAAGCAATGGAGTGGCCGTTATGACAAGCCAGAGTATGACTGGAAGAATCATTCAGGTACTAAAAAATAATTATATGATTCGGTAATCTTTGAGACCACGAAAAGTATGTTGAATGATTGCTTTTAAAACCACAATCGTGGGAATTGCTAAGAGCACACCTGTCATACCAAACAACATTGATGCTGCCATGATTCCCAAGATTACAACCAGCGGGTGAAGATTCACTGCACCGCCTAATACGATTGGTTGAAAAACAATATTATCTAAAACTAAAACAATACCTATGACGACAAACACGGCCAGTGGCAAATTATCCATATCAACCATTGGTAATATGGGTGAAATGTCCTCGGCAATCAGAGCGTAAGTTAAAGCAAAACTTAAACCTACTACCGGGCCAAGGAGAGGAATTGCTGTGGCAATACCTGCGAGTAGGCTGATGAGTAATGCCATCTTGATAGGAATCCCAACAATTACAAGCCCAAGCGCCATTGAGGCTGCGACGAGTCCGCATTCTAAAGATATTCCCCGTAGATATTTACCAATGGCATAGTCGACTTCTTCGCGCACCGTAAGTGCTAATTCAAAATAACGATTGGGAACTAGTTTGATAAAAAATTGTTGAATAGCTCCGTCATCTAAAAGAAAAACAACAAATACTATCGGCAATACAAACCAAATTGAAAGAATATTTACGATCGTTAACAAGAAGGATTGGTCTGAAGAAGTGCTTTTGTCGTTG
Proteins encoded:
- a CDS encoding S8 family peptidase — encoded protein: MKHLLLISVFIFFSHNVNATEYIIKFKSSINQNSLQTLETLNVKIVSTIPQLNMAVASGSLQNLKALTNEHSSVIEYIEKNGIIKLDDSPQLFGGSWENEAKQMWNMEAIKLKDAFKITHGDRNVIVAVSDTGTYLEHRELKDNLWKNKGEIGLDAQGKDKSKNKIDDDGNGYVDDVFGYNFEANSSLPRENHYHGTHVAGTIGALGGNGSIIGVSGNVSLMTVKFIAPNGEGSDAAAIKSIVYAVDNGARVINCSWGTSEFVQSLYDAIVYAQKKGVLIVAAAGNSGKNHDKYPHYPSGFDLANVISVTATNNAGGKLAYFSNYGAATVSIAAPGDRVNSTFSPMYQTTSCGSGSGLSHYYCELSGTSMAAPHVTGALAMVYAVNPKLNYIQARDIVLSTASPSIHLKDKVITGGQLDVAAAVKKAQTTLK
- a CDS encoding YheU family protein, encoding MSSISTEALDKIIDHFILREGTDYGATELPHESKVARVKKQLAAGKIKIVYDPNDETVSLMNEIDWKKQISLLNQNLN
- a CDS encoding AI-2E family transporter, with product MTDPNRRIRGILFNTITAITVVSIAAFLVWSLRPLILPIILGVLFAYLFKPLKTAFKYRWLPNGIRVVLVFSILTGGILMSVKFVKDNIPNDKEKLEIIVRMKYKFNEKFEKMMNIDPATGQGNALYNLISRDINPLRVGLNKYLELTPEQIEDFLDYYNGVDGYEPVPEKYYQYFRSNNKHREKLVEPRTTASKPSKSNDKSTSSDQSFLLTIVNILSIWFVLPIVFVVFLLDDGAIQQFFIKLVPNRYFELALTVREEVDYAIGKYLRGISLECGLVAASMALGLVIVGIPIKMALLISLLAGIATAIPLLGPVVGLSFALTYALIAEDISPILPMVDMDNLPLAVFVVIGIVLVLDNIVFQPIVLGGAVNLHPLVVILGIMAASMLFGMTGVLLAIPTIVVLKAIIQHTFRGLKDYRII